A region of the Candidatus Taylorbacteria bacterium genome:
GTTCACGCCAAAAAAGCTCTGGAAGAAGCGCGCAAAGGTGTGGCTTCCTATCTTCATGCTCATTCGGACGAAATTATTTTCACAAGCGGGGGAACTGAATCGAATGGTCTCGCTCTCGAGGGAGCTGGAAGGGCCGCGCGTCGAGGGGGAATCGCAAAGCCCCATCTCATCGTCTCATCCATTGAACACTCATCCGTTATGAAGGTCGCGGAGATGATGGAGAGACACGGTGTTGAGGTGACGCGATTGCCCGTCGATTCTTCGGGCGTGGTTTCGCTTTCCGAGCTCAAAAAAAGTTTGAAGCCGAGTACTTACCTTGTTTCTATTATCTCTGTGAACAACGAAACAGGGGCGATACAGCCAGTTCGCGAGGTCGCGAAAATTATTCGCCATTTTCGCAAAACTCACACCTCTCGCCATAACCCTGACACCTATCCACTTTTCCACACCGATGCCGCACTCGCGCTTTACGAGGATGTGAATGTCGAGCGACTTGGCGTTGATTTGTTGACTCTTGATGGAAGCAAGGTCTACGGACCTCGGGGCATTGGGGCTTTGTATGTGAGGAGGAATTCGCCGATTGAGCAAATTATCTATGGCGGAGGACAGGAGAGAGGTCTTCGCTCGGGCACAGAAAATGTTCCCGCGATTGCAGGTTTCGCCAAAGCTCTGGAAATCGCGGAAAAGAAAAAAGAAAAAGAGTCTGCGAGGATGACCGAACTTCGAACTTATTTTACAAAAGGATTGAAATCGATTCGGGGCGGTATCACCGTAAATGGCGAGGGCTCTCCGCAGATAGTAAATGTCACAATCCCCGATATTGATAATGAATTTTTCATTTTGCAGTTGGATGCGAAGGGGGTAAGCTCATCCACTAAAAGTTCGTGTCTTCGCGACGAAGACGAATCATACGTTTTGAAAGCGATGGGTAAGGACAGTAGGACCTCGGTGCGATTTGCTTTGGGCAGAGAGACGACAATGAAAGACCTCGATTACGTTCTGAAAACAATAGACCGAATCCTTTCTAGTAGATGAACGAAGCGCATTTGCACGATATCGAACAAACTACGTGAACGCGCCCCCAATATCAAGGCCCGACCTTGATATTGGGCATGATATTGGGCCTAACGGATTTTCATCGATTTTCACGACTTTCTATTGACTTTTAATACACGATATGTTATTCTTAAATCCGATAAAAACAAGGCTTTAGAGCCATTTTTTGTCCTTCACAATTGCATATGTTAGTTAAACAAGCTATTCGCGTTTGCGAAGAGCGTGTGTGATTGTGACAGGTGATAAATTCAGGAAAACTATGAAAAAGATGATAATTGTAGCTATTGTAGCATTGGTAATCTTCGGATTGCCGATGTGGTACATTGCCACGCACTCTCAAAAGCAAACGACTCCAACTCTGGAGACGGTTGCGACGAGCCCTGGTGTCAACGACAACGGAACTGAGCAGACGGTCATTGTCGGAGGAAATCCGACGGTGGATAAAAATCAGGTCTTTGCTCGTCCGAGCAGTGACACGAACGAGGTAGCGAAGGCTCTCGCGGATAAATCTGCCAAGGCCAAAGCTACCCTCGCTGCTTTCAACAAGGCGATGACCTTGAATCAAACGCAGGCTGTACAGCCTGCCAGTCCGACGATTCCGAAGTAAACAAGAAACCACAGAAAAAAAGAAACACAGAAAGCACAAAAATGAAAAAAATCACTAAACTCACAGTTTGCGCGCTTTTAATCGGCGCATTCTTCACCGCTTTCACGCCGACGGCACGCGCTGCCGCTCCGCCGGAAAGCTTGCCACTTACCCTGCGCGCCCTCGAGGCGTTCGCTTTGGAGCAGACGGCCTTCATCCAGGTTTACGCCTGGAGTTCGGGGCAGATAAATACCGCAGGGACGACGAACAGTCTTTGGATCCCATACGTAAAAGTGAACGGGATGGTCAATGAGCGCGATGTGCTCAAGATTATCGCGAACGCGCGTCTTCGCATTGGTGTTCTTCGCACCAACGACTACGTAGGATTCTCCGCGTACGTCTATGACAAAAACGGCAACGTGATGTTCTCCGGAGGCAATTCCGGCACGCTTATGCCATCGACAGGACCCGTATCTCTGAACCTTTTTCCGGTAAAGATGCGGATGTCCGATGATGTGGTGTTTGCTCTGCCAAATGTGGTCGGGGCCTACATCGCGGAGCGAAATCCAAATGGTGAAATTGTTGAATATTACAATATTCCTGTCCAACAAGACGGTGATGTCGGACGGTTCCATTATTTTGCCTACTTCGGTGACAAATTCGGGGAGCTAGTGCTTAGCCTGGACGATGGAACACAGGTTGCCTACGACCTTCACAACAGGGGGCGGAAGATAACCCCGAAGATTGCCGACGTTGCGGCGAGCTCGGTAACCGCTCCTGGTCACTACTACGCTGAAGACGTCAGTCAAGTTTGGGTGGCGGTAACACAGCAGGAGTTCGACGACAGGATCTCGCCACTTCTCCAGTATGTAAATTCCGGAACCACCAACAGGCCGGTCTTCCTCGGTTCGGATCTTCCGAGCATGGAAAGCCATGCAAGCTTGCGCATCTGGAGGCAGGGCACGAGCGCGGCGAACGCCGAAGTCGTGACTTTGACCGAACACAGTCCGTGGTCGCAGAAGTCAATCGGACCCGGTTATTGGTGGATCGAATTCTTCTACCCGAGCGGGTTTGGAATCGATTCGAACCAATACTTTCCTCCTTATGGTGGGAATGGTGGCGAGAGTGACGGAGGTAGTGGCGGTGCTGTCAAAGGCAAAGCCGAAACCGAAGTGTCTCAATCGCCGTAACTGACTTGCAAGTAAATTCAAAGGCTGTAGCGCATTTATGTGTTACAGCCTTTTTTCTTTTTCATTGTATACTTATTCTATTGTGAAAATGCCCCGAAAAGATTTCGGTGAAAAATTCTTCATCGTAACATTCATTTTTGTTTTTTTTCTCGGCTTTTTTTGGACAACCTACAGGTATCCCAACTGGATATCAAACACATTATCCGCCATACAGTATGCAGGTAGTCAGTTAACAACAGCAATTCTTTCGCATAAACCAAAATCAATTGCTGAAATTCAGTCACGATATGATTCTATTGCCACGTCTAATAAAAGAGTGCGGATTCTTTTAATCCCCGGGCACGAGCCAAATTTTGGAGGTGCGGAATACGGCAATTTGAAGGAACGCGATATGACGCTCGCGCTCGCGCACGACCTACAGGAGTTTCTTCAGAAAAATTCGCATTACCAAATATTTATAACCCGCGACGGGAATGAATGGACTCCTGACTTTGCCGATTATTTCAAAAACTCGCAGGATATTATAGATTGGCAGAAAGCTTCTCACGAAGAAGGGG
Encoded here:
- a CDS encoding cysteine desulfurase family protein, with product MKKRVYLDNVFTPIDTRALQEMINYYGKEFMNPSSIHREGVHAKKALEEARKGVASYLHAHSDEIIFTSGGTESNGLALEGAGRAARRGGIAKPHLIVSSIEHSSVMKVAEMMERHGVEVTRLPVDSSGVVSLSELKKSLKPSTYLVSIISVNNETGAIQPVREVAKIIRHFRKTHTSRHNPDTYPLFHTDAALALYEDVNVERLGVDLLTLDGSKVYGPRGIGALYVRRNSPIEQIIYGGGQERGLRSGTENVPAIAGFAKALEIAEKKKEKESARMTELRTYFTKGLKSIRGGITVNGEGSPQIVNVTIPDIDNEFFILQLDAKGVSSSTKSSCLRDEDESYVLKAMGKDSRTSVRFALGRETTMKDLDYVLKTIDRILSSR